The nucleotide window atttagattattttcagttttcttttaaaaactgttagaCATTGCTATGCTtacttatatactatttttttataatattattaattccaaGATGAGTTGtgtaattaaacatacaaaagtaattctttgtaataattttttttaaaatcagattttaagaatatattcatTTGACTGAAttctaaattgtttatttctttattaattggtCAGTATTCAACTCACTTTATCGTGGGATGTatttgacatttataaaaaaaaggtcttcaatcatgaaaagaattaataaattttaatttacagtactaTAGCCTTATTCATGAACAGTATGTTTAATTCAAACTGGCAGATGGCACTCAATAGCTGCACACTCGCATTCAGTACTCAATATATAACCTAAGCACATGCATTCAAATCTCTTCACCACTTGACGCTAtgcttacaaataaaattttctgctacTAGTAGTTAGTTTATACTCCtggttaaagaataaaaataatttattaataatgttttgtaaaatcaaaaagtaatgtaACTTTGCTAAAAAATCTGGAAAAGTGACATATATTACTACCTGTTAGCCTTGTTGTATATGCTCCTTtcaaagtaaaaagttttttttttgtatatgctcttgtttcatttttatttatacggaacatgttttataaaaaatataaattaataaatgaaaccaactgcaattaaatatacacatgaaTTAAACAGTACTTTTTACCTTCACTAGTACgagggatatttttttttcaaggtccgatcggtcgcgaaataaaaacccgggCAAAAATCGAATGAACCTTTGCTCATAtatgttgcgcagcatctctagtgtGGTCTTCAATCACACCGcttcacttcgtttagttctgaacatgcagctagcacgtaaacatgtctacaacaataacatctcccgccaagtgtgaagtgcgtgcggtaattcaatttcttcaggctgaggggtgtaatgcagctgaaattcatcaaagaaTAAGTAATGTgaacagtgaaacttcaatgagtgacagcaaagtgcgacaatagtgcaggaactttaaagcaggacgtacagatgttcatgatgcaggcgatcagggaaggaagcaagtataaaccgatgatctcattgagcgagtggatgaggcaattcgagaaaatcgtcagttcacaatttctgtattgagtgatttgtttcctgaaatttcaatgtcagctctctacaccattgtgagtgagagacttcagtaccgcaaactgtgtgcaagatgggttcccaagatgctgtctgaccatcacaaaacaatgagaatggacacccCCTTAACGTTTCTACAGCGCTACCACAacgaaggagaagattttttgaacaaaattgtcacagggacgagacatgggtccatttcgaaacaaaagaacaatgtaaacagtggatgcattctcattctcccagtagaccaaagaagttcaagcgaaccttctccaacagaaggtgtatggctactgtgttctgggaccagaatggagttctcttggtggacttcatggaacgtggcatgactatcactgcagcctcatactgcgtgactcttcaacgtctacgaagagcaattcagaataagtggagaggaatgttgtcatcaggcattatctttctccatgacaatgctcagtcgcacactgcagctgtaacaaggaagctcctgcagcgttttcattggaaagtgtttgatcacccaccatacagtctggacttggctccatccgattttcatctctttgctcATGTGAAACGCTgtctaggaggacaacattttggcacagacatcaagctgcctaccagcatagaaacatggctgaacacacaggcggctccgttccgTGACGAGGGttttggaaagttggtaccacgctgcAACAATTGTCTAAATTGGAgtagcgactatgtagagaaatagtgtaactatgtaagtacttgttacaaataaaaaattttttattttcactgtggttttaatttcgtgaccgatcggaccttaaaaaaaataacctttgtaTATTACTATTAGTTCTACtattgtttcatataaatttaaaatataatttttgttttgagtttCAATAGATCCTTACATTTGTTGATACTGTCcttcaatttttcaacatgttgatAGCGTTTTCTCCAAATATCTACAGTAAAGTATTCAAATTTTGGCGTACCTGCATCAACTGTTTGACATAGAACATTATGACATCCAACCTTATTTTTGACTTGAGCTTACATGTTAATACTATGGGATTTAAGTCAATGTGATAATTTGGTAAGTGTAACCGTAGCATTGGTAAATGTAAGCATATAGTTCTGTGTTCTATGCTATTCatctaatttgaatttttttgtcttttccttATCGTTTCATTATCTTGCAAGATTccacttttaacataaaatcttcccctaaactaattttctttttctttagtcagtcaactgtataatttttgttggaaaatttgCTACCTTATCTTCTTGGGTGTAATGGTACTGTTGGTCTTGTGTTTATTAATTGAACAATCTtcagatgaataaaaatttattactgtgcACTAATGAAATTGCTTGTGCCAGTTGCTTTCTTTTCAGTGCTTTTCTGTTTCTGAGATGACAATGGTTTTAAAGTTAATGgctcttttttaattcttacaacaATTCTTTTAGACATCCCGGTACCATTTATagtctgttgtaatttttttttaattaataaaagtactgACTTGCTTCTTCAGTCATAATTTTCACAACATTTATAGTaacgttttttgtttgtttagctATGAATGTCTTTACCGCCTAATCTAGACATTATCTAGACTTgtaaaggaaacattaaaaagttaaacaacaaagtataaataaaatcaagatactgttgaacaaaattaataaaaacataaacactagtttaaaaaacactaatagaagcagccataaacataaaaaaataataatacttaatatatatttacataattaccaCAGATGCAATGAGAACACTGAATATTTTTtctagatgtaaataaaaaataatgcaagaGAAAATTTCTTTATAGTAGTATAAGACAGGAAACTAATAATAGTGATGATGTATTGTGCTGATGAAGCCTAGATGCATAATGGCaatgaattgatttattattaatacagtacagttttgttttgaggttatacctttgtttttcctgtttagcctctgggaattaccattcaggtattactttagaagatgaatgaggatgatatgtatgagtgtcaatgaagtgtagtctttacaatctcagttcgaccattcctgagatgtgtggttaattgaaacccaactaccaaagaatacgggtatccacgatctagtattcaaatatgtaaaagtaactgattaactaggacttgaatgctggaactcttgacatccaaatcagctgatttgtgaagacatgttcaccactagaccaactcgacgGGTTTTGTTTTGAGGTTGTAttgttttaagtaaacaaaaatatcagaGGTTGTCATTTGTTAATTCTTCAGCTTAAAATGAACAAACTGTTCCTGATTCATAAATTgcacaatatttataatacatctcAAAAGTACACCTTTTATTTTAGATACTATGTTTCcatacggttttatttttaaatcatggaCTCAGAGGACTGGCCGTTAGTATATAGATACTCAGCCAgatggaaataataataagttattaactgTAATGATCTAGGAAGCTGTGACTATTTGTATTAATCTTTACTTACTtagttcatgtatttttatttttaataaactactccTGGTCGCAAAGTTTCTAGAGCAAGAGGTCAACCTTAAAATTAGCTCCTAAATTTAGGCAGTCTAACCAGCACACCCAAATTTATCcacacgcacttaaaaactcatgtgacacctcccctggacctgacaacatttgTCTGTGTGTGCTCACACACCATCCCAATGCAGCACTACAACACCTGTTATTTATAGTGATTTATTCTCTGCATAAGTCTTCCTACTCATCTGGTCAGAAGTCATTGTCGTACCattacttaaacctggtaaagttAAGGCAtgcccctcaagctaccgcccaaTATCCTTGACAAGAATTTTATGCAAAGTGATGGAAAGAATGGTGAACCACAAGCTTACATGGTACTTAGAAAAACATTGGGTTTATCTCCAGAACAATGTGGTTTCCACCAAGgatgatcttccattgaccatttagtgtcactgcaTACAGCTATTCAAAATGCTTACTACTAAGCCCAGAGCCATTTCACTATTTTCTTTGATATAAGGAAGGTGTATGATATGGCCTGGTGACATGATATTCTAAAACACGTAAAGAATAGGgagtcaagggcaatatgcttgcttttattaggggtttcttaaatgactgaACTTTCCGAGTTCATGTTGGAGAATTTTTACCTttgagaatggagtgcctcaaggaaaTGTATTAAGTCCACCTTGTTTGttatagccatcaacagtattactaaatgtgtgcaacCACCTGTTTagtattctttatttgttaatgatttttttgtatgtattacgTCCCGTTCAAAGTCACCACAGAGAGattactacagaacactatatcttggcttgaagcttggtccaagttTTCActtgagaaaacaaaattttctcgCCCGTGGGACCCTTTTATTCCACAAGTCTTTCTTAACGGAGAGCTAATTGCAATCTCTCCTGATgccaagtttttaggtttactttttgatagccgccttatgtcggtcaaacacatcaaacaaataaaaacaaattgatagaTAGCTGTgagtccttagcaacaccaattggAGAACCGATCAGTCATATACAAGTatgttatattcttataaaaaggaTACAGTTGCTTTTATTGTACTGTTATTCATGCCATTAGataatgaattaatcattttttaccacacaaaatataaaaattactggaacaaaaaaaattgtttgtttaattagaATTTTGGGGTTTGAAATTTAAAGGTTTATAATGACACTGAATCAAACTGTCTGTTTACTGTGAAGGTCGCttagtaataatattcattattattttgcttaatgTCAAACTTTATGCAGCCAGTGGATTGCAGTTTATATAATTCAGTGGACTGTACTGTATATGTTAGAAAGTGCTCCATAACTGATAGATGGTTTTTTCTGaatcttttcagaatttaaaaaaaattttctgaatcttTTTAATGCATATTGGTGTGGCTGtgatttgtttatattcattatttattttaaaatttttacttatttttttaaaatgagtgaatgtgttattacaaatatttgtgtaaagTCTGTATTATAcgataataaattctttttgatcTTCAGGTAAAATGTATTCTACGTAATCTTCAAGCAGAGTGGGTATcctaaatagttaattatttatcggGTGTtgatactttttttagtttatcacattaaaaacagttaaaattgaaacaaaatgtaatttttttaatagtgtctTGCAGACTTTATGACAAAAACTTTTTGATTAATGTTTGTAGAGGTGAGCAGTTCTACTGTTTCTGCTAAACGAAAACAAATtgttccttgaaaaaaaaaaacaactgttcacACAAACTTTTGGGAAAAAAACAGCTtgaattattaatctgttaatgTTCATGACTCTTTCTTCCATTACATTGTTAAACTGCATGTTTTTTGCGtttaaaaacaacagtttcattttaataattttcttaaggcATTGGTTGCCGGCTGCTTTGGTTGTCTCTGGGaaataccatttattattttatcacaagaTTAACAGTTTTAAGACCTTTTTATTTTGCACTTTAATATTACGttattttcatatacaaaatTTGTATGGTTTTTGAAACTGTTCAATCTTAGACTTACAGggtatttaatattgataaaatgacAATTTGCTGAGCAAATAACCTGTTCTCAGCAAACAGCAAacagtttattcaattttattttcgttaactTAATGTTCATTAGCGTGAGATAATAGCTCTGCTTGTTGAGTTAACATGTTTGCTATGCATTATTACTATTGGGTAGGAAAAAATAGTttgtaccaaaatgaaacaacagtTCGTTTTTTGTTTCTTGAGAAACAACAGTTTAGTCAAACCGTTAGATATTTTCCAATACATCacaaaatgtttgtataaaatatagtattgtgGTAATTCAAtatgtaaattcagttatttggTCAACGATCCACTGATATGatcgattaaatttttcaatcaattatAATACAAAGCTAGACAACGCAAAAAAAAAGTCTCGAACCAGGACTAATACAAATATGATAGATGCTAGTTTCCTTCCTCCCTCAGAAgtatgtatttacatttaatgtatacttcattcattatttatatatcagaCAGATAAAAATGAACATATTGCACCGTGCTCTGataacaatttaaacattattcgTGGCTAgaggtaaatataatttcaactattaattaattacataacatatttataaaaaaaatatttacttatgtttaaGAACACCCATATGCTCTGATGAATGctgacaaattttttataacctGAGATTTCCGGTGCGATAGTCATAAGTACTGGAAATTGGCTAAAAAGGGCACCAACCAtggtaatacttttaaataagtcATCTAAAAGACAttgtaagtttttcatttttttatcttccgGATCGTATCGAAGACCGGCAAGCATTTTCCATAACGTATTGATTACAAATATTCCAAATGCTTCATCCATTTCCATAACTATTTTACCATTtcctttttcaactttttttttaaataatgtgaccATCTCTATCACTTCTTCTTCAACAATACCGGACATGGTTCTACGTCCATAACCAAATTCTCTTAAATGTCTAAGAACAAATCGTCTTTGTTCGACCCATAAATCTTCATCGGTTAATAAAAGtcctgtaaaaattttatttattattgtacgtaCAAATTACTTCTTCTGACAGTTAAAATCTCATTgtattttgtacaataatattgagctctataaaaaactatattgaggagattattgtattttatttttaatgtaaaaataatagttttttaacgtctttttgtaataaaaataaataaaatcaagataaCTTAAAGTTACTTCAAAAAAGAACCCTTCCCAAAATTAGGGGGTAAATTAAtcaatcaaatattataaaaatcattataatcatttataattataaaaatgatgaaaaaccaCAGATGTGTTAactaaattttcacttaacaatgaattattttcCTTCCAGAACATGAAAATGATGGgtaaatttgacttaaaaaattaaataaaacagttagaAATACTTTCTGCATGTTTTACACTTGCTTAGGCAGCTTTTgctgttaattaacaaaaaacaattcattcAACAGTCAACACGTACTTCAGGTAATGTTTTTGTCCTGTATTTTACGTAGAaacatgtacataaaaaataatttttatcttgttacAAATTCTAATTGTCTATTTATCAGTTCAGTTCTTGAAAAGATTTTATCAAAGGTTGAATTGCTTTACAAactcaacaaattaaaattaagagatattccaaaaaatatgttaatataaatatgttgataatatgttttaatatagcaaacaaaaaatattaacatgccataaagttaaattgtaattattttattattagattattctcataaaattataaacattaatactcGTAAATGCAACATTTCgttgcattattttaaaaagagaagctaaaatttaattaaaatcgtgGTGTAAAAACGGCATAAAATGGTAAAGGACAAAGTGTTGCTCCATCAATTTGTTCGAGTGAGGGAAGAGGTTCAGCAGGTggtgatgaaataataaaattgtgtaaaatagtgctaaaaaataaaaaccaacttcCTCTTGCTAAAGTCTCTCCCAAACATCGCCTTTTACCTGAAACAGttcaattgattattaatttaaaaaaataatatgacaaatGTATACTCATTTCCAGGAAGAAAAAGTATCCCACTAAGGCTTTCCAGAGTAAGCCTGGCTTACTCTGGAACCAGGCTTACGCTGGTAACAGCATACTGGCCATAAAATGGAAATGATTGTGATTGTTCATTTTGTTCTACTCAGAGACTGACTGCATAAtgaaaatcattgtttaaaaaaaatccaaatattactGCATATACCTCATATAATTTACAAGTGTCTCGATGAAAAAAGTAGGTTATGTAAACTAACACATCAAATTAATGTTTCACTTTCTGTTGGGAATCTATGTACTACGTATATGTTTCTGCTCAGGAgggaacatttttaaatatattttctagaattcttcaaaaaagaAGTCATCAATTCTTCATCAAAGAAGTCAAAAAGAGGTCCTCAATTTAAcccatgttttttttctttttatgagttCAAgccaaatgtaataattttgatgattttttttagtttgtcgttccataaaaaattttttgtcagACTGCTACCTTAATATTGTATTGCTGCAGCATTGTATTTAAAGTCTGATAATATTTAAGCCTTATTGATATAAAGCCTGATATTACTgatattttcaagtatttttatgaaacttaaagaaaatttcatcaatttccctgaattgatgaaaatatatttaaagagatttaaaccttcagtcaaaaaaaaaaaagaaaaagaaaatcatatccCACCAGAGTTGCTTAGTAATTAACTTTAAAGCAACTAAGCAATTACTAAGCAAACTTAGTAATTGCTAAATCAGTTCTTAACAGATTTTTGAAGttaaggttctgagattcaaatcctagtaaaagttagttgcttttatatggatttgaatactagatagtggataccagtgtacttaagtggattttattttaacctccaggactacagttaggtattacttcagaggatgtgatgaatgacaatttttgtagcatgtgaaaatgccatgcctgaccaggatttgaacctgggacctctggatgaaaggccgaggttggggttcagttaaccataTGTATCAGAAATGGTCAATCTGAGTATGAAAATATACACCTCAATTACATATCACACtgatcatcctcatctcattgggccatgatgaggttgcttactgttcactagttaaacagaatacaacataatattagaaataataagaaaaatatttgtcactttgtattttatatgaatgtatgtGTATAAACTTAAGGTAAAaacttaaggtttttttttgttttcaaaaaactcTATACATTCTAGAGTGTCAGCTCACATTCAGTTACTGCTGAGTGAAAAAGACAACTTCTGGCCACTTCTAGGTATTCCTTCTTTTATCAAGAtgtaaattcttatcttttatgtTTATTCCAGACATTACTTTTTCATCAGGCCTCTTATTCCTCTTTAATCTTCTATCCCCTTTTTTTGTAggcttatataaattttagtacaaattgaaaaatattaaataaatcaaaattcctaaaatataaaatcaacttaaaaacactaaaactaaaaaataataagtacttttttaactgtttaaattttgacattttgtagttgacaccaaattaaaaacaaatatgccCTACAACTTACAGACCTCTAATTTGGGCTGGCTTCAGTTTggttttttaagttgattttacttattttttccccTCAAAAGATTGTTTAgtctaacttaaaatataatattcttaaaaaataccagtatctaatgtttaaattgtaaaatatgtcATGTCATGTCCATAAGTTAATTTAATGATTAGAATATTatctttttgttgttgttttgttgTTTAGGTAATACATTACCTAAAGAGAACGGTATAAACCACTCATCTtgaataatttttccttcattgttAATAAATCTTTCTGGACGAAAATTTTCTGGATCACCCCAGTGTTCATTATCCATATGAACACTATAGATGCTAGCTAAAACTGTTGTATCctaaaataaaggaaagaaaatacaGAAGTAAACTTGGTTAATTTTGCTTTTAAGCATAACATATAGTGCCAAATCATTGCTAAGTAAAATACACCCTGAAGCACAAATCACATAAAACATAGTGTGAATAAATAAGATGAAGCagcaaaaaaattcagtattcaaAAGTAGGACTAAATAAAACTGTACAGATTagtttgtatatatttgtaaatgtaatttatgtgaCAGGAAAAGTGTTCTcacattaaaaaaaggtaattattgaTAACTACTAAAAGCAGGAATAATTAATGTAAGAAGCACAGATTACTGTGTCTTAATAACACATACAAAAATACATAGTTAGATTACAGAtgatgataaaatgttaaaagtagcAGATGAAGAGCGGTTGGTTTTCAGAAAGGGCAAGGGTACAAGGGAGGCCATTTCGCTCTAGGATTAATCTTGAAAGGCAAGCATAAGAAGACTAAGGTTTATATGGCATTTGTAGGTCTGGAGAAGCCATGATTGTAAAACGAAATAAACTATTTAGgctaacaaaataaactaaaatgaaacattatttacaatttattaacttACACTTTAAAATTGGAGGGCAAAAAATGCAAGCCTAATTTAAAAGGTAAGAcaatccttttgttttttcaatttgtatattCAAAAGACAGTGCAGGATCTTGATTTTTGGTTTGCACAATTTTATCTTCAACGAGGTAAaataaacttgttatatttcattatattgttttcttttttgtacaaccaaaaacgaatttaaaaaaaatttgaatgcgaCTGATTATTTctgagaaagaaatttaatttgaaaataaataaacaatattaaacaaaaattatatacatgtatgGAAAGAAgtataatgatgaattaaataatatattagaagttacagaattttattttttttttgtagtaaaattttaaaggttaaagTAAGGAAGGCATTAAAAGCAGATTGGCAGAACCTTAGGTAAGCTTCCAAGGAGAACAGCCATTTTTATTAGCAAACAAAAATCAAAgcattacaaagaaattttataaaacatctgtGGAGTATTATGGTATTGAAATATTGACAAGAGGAAAACTATTAATGACCAAGAATAGAAAGAAGTCTTCGAAGTATGATATATAGGAAGATGCTGGAAATCATCTGAGTTGATAAAGTTCAAATGAACTTTTGTCGATAAATTCAAACTGAAT belongs to Lycorma delicatula isolate Av1 chromosome 1, ASM4794821v1, whole genome shotgun sequence and includes:
- the LOC142318000 gene encoding methyl farnesoate epoxidase-like, which gives rise to MVKGEKNQLVVLLLDMFMAGAETTSSTLSFAVLYMLHYPDVQKHAQSELDITVGKGNQPVMQHLSRLSYIEAIIMEVQRICNIAPITAAHRAKSDTKVSGYIIPKDTTVLASIYSVHMDNEHWGDPENFRPERFINNEGKIIQDEWFIPFSLGKRRCLGETLARGSWFLFFSTILHNFIISSPPAEPLPSLEQIDGATLCPLPFYAVFTPRF